A segment of the Luteitalea sp. genome:
CCTTCGCGTTACCCATCGCGCAGGTGCCTTCCCGTCAGCGACACGAACACATCCTCGAGCGTCGCACTGTGTGTGGTGAGCATGGAGAGCCGTGCGTCAGGTCCCACGACGTGCAGCAGCCCCGGAATCGCCAGGTGCAGGTGCGACGCGATGAGCGAGCAGCCGCCATCCTGATGCCTCACCTTCCGCACCCCAGGCAGCGTCTCGAGCACCTCGTCTGACGGCAACGGCGTGCCGTCCACGAGCGCGAACTCGATGACGTGCTCCGCACCAAGCGACGCGATGAGCTCACGCGGTGTTCCCAAGGCAATCACATTTCCACGGTCCACGACCGCCACGCGGTCGCACAACGCCTGCGCCTCGTCCATGTAGTGCGTCGTCAGGAGAATTGTTCCGCCGCCAGCGCGGTAGCCGTCGAGCAACGACCAGAGCTGGCGTCGCGACTGTGGATCGAGCCCGGTCGTGGGCTCGTCGAGGAACAGCAGATCGGGGGCGCCGACGAGTGCACACGCCACGGCAAGGCGTTGCTTCTGACCGCCTGAGAGCTTCGAGTACCACGCGTTCCGCTTCGACTCGAGCTCGACCATCGTGAGCACCTCGTCGACGCTGCGGCCCTGGCGGTAGAACGACCGAAAGAGGCGGATCGTCTCCTCCACCGTCAGCTTGTCGGCGAGCTGCGTTTCCTGGAGCGCCATGCCCAAGCGCTGACGCAAGGCCTCCTCGTCATGTCGCCAGTGAAGGCCGAGCACCTCGACGTCGCCGGCATCCGGCTGCAAGAGGCCCTCCAGGATCTCGATGGTCGTCGTTTTGCCGGCGCCATTGGGCCCCAGCAGACCGAAGCATTCACCGCGTCGGACCTCGAGGTCGAGCCGATCGACAGCCGTCAGGTCGCCATAGCGCTTCACCAAGCCGCTACAACGCACGGCAATTTCTGGAGAGGTCATCAGAGGCTTGCGTGTCTTGGTCTACGCTGGCGCCGCCTCGAGCCACCGGCGTACCAGCGTGTCCTCTCGGAGAATGGTGTCCTCGCGTTCGGAGCCGGTCGAGATGACGGCCACCGGGACGCCGCACAGCTCTTCGAGTCGGGCGACATACTGGCGCGCGGCCAGCGGCAACGCCCCGTACGATCTGACACCCTTGGTCGGCGCGGACCAGCCGCGCACGGTCTCGTAGACCGGCTCGCATGCGGTGAGCTGGCCAATCTCCGCGGGAAACTCCTCTACCGTCTGTGCGCCGAGGCGATACGCCACCCCCACGTGCAGCTCGTCGAGGCCGTCGAGCACATCGAGCTTGGTGACCGCCAGCGCATCCAAGCCATTGACGCGGACCGCGTACCGCACGGCGACGGCGTCGAACCAACCGCACCGGCGCGGACGGCCGGTCACGGCGCCGTACTCGTTGCCGCTCTCGCGCAATCGCTCGCCGATCGCATCATCGAGCTCCGTCGGCAGGGGCCCCTCGCCAACCCGCGTCGTATACGCCTTGGCAATGCCCAGGACCCCGTCGATGGCGCGCGGGCCCACACCAAGCCCGGTGCAGACGCCGCCGACCGTCGCGCTCGACGAGGTGACATACGGATACGTGCCGTGGTCGATGTCGAGCAGCGTGCCCTGCGCGCCCTCGAACAGCACGCGCTGACCTCGCCGAATCGCCCTGTCGAGGAAGAGGGAGGCGTCCTGGACCCAGGGACGCATGCGCTCCCACGCCTCCTGCAGCTCTGCCAGGACGAGCTGCCAGTCCATGTGCGCGGTATCCAACAACCGGTTGCGCGCTTCGACGTTCTCGCGCACCGCATCCGCCAACGCGCGCGGCGACGATGGATCCGAGAGATCACCCACGCGGATACCTCGCCGTCCCGCCTTGTCCTCGTACGCGGGCCCAATGCCACGCGACGTGGTGCCAATGCGCCGTTCGCCGCGCCGCGCCTCGGCCAGCAGCTCGAGCTCGCGGTGGTAGGGCAAGATGAGGTGCGCCTTGCTGCTGATGACGAGCCGATTGTCGACCATGACGCCCGCACGTTGCAGCTCTTCGATCTCGCCAAACAGCGCCTGCGGATCGATCACCACGCCGTTGCCGAGCACGCAGATCACGTCGGGCTGGAGGATGCCGGACGGCAGTAGGCGGAGCACGAACTTCCGGCCCTTCGCGTACACGGTATGCCCGGCGTTGTGTCCGCCTTGATATCGGCACACGATCCCGAAATGAGGCGTGAGCAGATCGACGATCTTGCCCTTGCCTTCGTCGCCCCATTGGGCGCCCAGCACTGCGATGTTCATCGTTGGTTGCATCCGATCCCGCGCGTGGGATCCCGGTAGTCGAAGCCAGCCGGACATGTCGACGAACACGCCCGGTACGCGAACGCATTATGGTATCAGAGCGTTGCCGCTGAATCCACCGCAGGCGCAGGCAGCGGGCGACACGCGCACGCGCAGAGACAGCATGTAAACAGGCATTGACAATCGGTGTGGAGGTACATAGGCTCTTGATCTTCACTCCATACGGTCGCGCACGGGCACCGACGCGCCATGGAGCGTTCATGTACAAGCTGTGACCACGTATCTGTCTCTGGGCGAACGTCTGGCCCCGACGCTTCGTGACTCGTCGGCTCGTCTGCCCGTCGTGATTGGCGGCTGCGGATCGGGCCGAACCTCCCTCCTCTTCTGCCTTCGCAGTCTCCTCGGCGGTGCGCGCGTCTGCCAGTACGTCGACCTCGAGCGCATCGTGTCGACACCTGAGCGATTCGTGCATGCGCTCGTCGCGCGGTCGCCGTTCGTAGCGGACGGGATAGCATGCGTCTCATTGCCGCACGCGCCGCGCGAGGCGTTCGACACCGCGGTGCAGTTCTTCACGAATGCCCGCACGCCCGAGGGCGCGCCGGCAACCTTCCTCGTTGATGAGCTGTTGGAGTTGCGGACCTTCGAGAGCTTCCCCGGCCTCCGCTCGGTCCTCGACGACCTCTTGCGTACCATCGCACATGGCTTCAACAAATTCGTGTTCACGACGCGGTTCATGGCACGCGCACGGCGTCTCTTGAAACACCTCGACGAAGTCGAGCTGGTGCCCATGCCGCCGCTCTCCGCGGACTTGATCGGCACCGAGCTGCAAGCCGACGGTGAGCCGCGGCAGGAAGCCGCCGAGCTCGCGCACGACATCCATACGCTGTGCGACGGGCGTCCCGCCTACGTGGAGGCGCTGAAGCATGCGCTTCAGCGCATGGAAGGGACGGATCCTATCAGCGCCCTCGTCGCCCTCGTCGAGCCCGGCGGCGAGCTCCACGCGCGCTTGCGCTTCTCGTACGAGCTCCGTTTGCACCGCGCCCGAGGCTACGGCGCACTCAAGGCGATTCTCGACGTGCTGGCGCAGCAGGAGCCGCTGACGCTCACCGAGATTGCACACCGATTGCATCGCACGCCAGGCTCGACCAAAGACTATTTGTCCTGGCTCGAAGACGTCGACCTGCTTTGCACGAAGCGGAAGCGGTACACGTTTGCCGATCCGCTGCTGCGGCCATGGGTG
Coding sequences within it:
- a CDS encoding ATP-binding cassette domain-containing protein; translation: MTSPEIAVRCSGLVKRYGDLTAVDRLDLEVRRGECFGLLGPNGAGKTTTIEILEGLLQPDAGDVEVLGLHWRHDEEALRQRLGMALQETQLADKLTVEETIRLFRSFYRQGRSVDEVLTMVELESKRNAWYSKLSGGQKQRLAVACALVGAPDLLFLDEPTTGLDPQSRRQLWSLLDGYRAGGGTILLTTHYMDEAQALCDRVAVVDRGNVIALGTPRELIASLGAEHVIEFALVDGTPLPSDEVLETLPGVRKVRHQDGGCSLIASHLHLAIPGLLHVVGPDARLSMLTTHSATLEDVFVSLTGRHLRDG
- a CDS encoding adenylosuccinate synthase; amino-acid sequence: MNIAVLGAQWGDEGKGKIVDLLTPHFGIVCRYQGGHNAGHTVYAKGRKFVLRLLPSGILQPDVICVLGNGVVIDPQALFGEIEELQRAGVMVDNRLVISSKAHLILPYHRELELLAEARRGERRIGTTSRGIGPAYEDKAGRRGIRVGDLSDPSSPRALADAVRENVEARNRLLDTAHMDWQLVLAELQEAWERMRPWVQDASLFLDRAIRRGQRVLFEGAQGTLLDIDHGTYPYVTSSSATVGGVCTGLGVGPRAIDGVLGIAKAYTTRVGEGPLPTELDDAIGERLRESGNEYGAVTGRPRRCGWFDAVAVRYAVRVNGLDALAVTKLDVLDGLDELHVGVAYRLGAQTVEEFPAEIGQLTACEPVYETVRGWSAPTKGVRSYGALPLAARQYVARLEELCGVPVAVISTGSEREDTILREDTLVRRWLEAAPA